The proteins below come from a single Triticum aestivum cultivar Chinese Spring chromosome 5D, IWGSC CS RefSeq v2.1, whole genome shotgun sequence genomic window:
- the LOC123119519 gene encoding protein DA1-related 1, whose translation MGWLNKIFKGSVNRVSRGHYDGHWHEGNQSEHTRDAYDESDSEDIARAIALSLAEQDPNKGKAIDPDYSLEEDEQLARALQESLNTESPPHQNAPVENVPTESIPAREPHQHVLPSSGFRTCAGCRKPIGHGRFLSCMDEVWHPQCFKCYACNKPISEYEFAMHEDQPYHKSCYKDFFHPKCDVCKNFIPTNQNGLIEYRAHPFWMQKYCPSHEDDGTPRCCSCERMEPTDIKYITLDDGRKLCLECLTSATMDSPECQHLYMDIQEFFEGLNMKVEQQVPLLLVERQALNEALEAEKSGHHLPETRGLCLSEEQIVRTILKRPTIGPGNRIMDMITGPYKLVRRCEVTAILILYGLPRLQTGSILAHEMMHAYLRLKGYRSLSPQVEEGICQVLSHLWLESEIIAGASGNAASSSASSSSSSAAPTSSKKGAKTEFEKKLGAFIKNQIETDSSVEYGDGFRAGIQAVEQYGLRSTLDHMRLTGSFPY comes from the exons ATGGGTTGGTTAAACAAAATATTTAAAGGCTCAGTAAACAGAGTTTCAAGGGGTCATTATGATGGCCACTGGCATGAAGGCAACCAATCTGAGCATACCAGA GATGCATATGATGAGAGCGACAGTGAAGATATAGCCCGTGCTATTGCATTATCCTTAGCAGAGCAAGATCCAAATAAGGGAAAGGCTATTG ATCCTGATTATAGTTTGGAGGAAGATGAGCAACTTGCACGGGCTCTCCAGGAGAGCCTTAATACTGAGTCTCCTCCTCATCAAAATGCTCCTGTTGAGAATGTTCCAACAGAGAGTATCCCAGCAAGGGAGCCACATCAGCATGTCTTGCCCTCAAGTGGATTCAG GACTTGTGCTGGATGCAGAAAGCCAATTGGTCATGGGCGTTTTCTTAGTTGTATGGATGAAGTTTGGCATCCTCAGTGCTTCAAATGTTATGCTTGCAATAAGCCCATATCAGAGTATGAG TTCGCCATGCATGAAGACCAGCCATACCACAAATCCTGTTATAAAGATTTTTTTCATCCAAAATGTGATGTCTGCAAGAACTTT ATTCCGACAAATCAGAATGGCCTGATCGAATACCGAGCACATCCTTTTTGGATGCAAAAGTACTGCCCTTCCCATGAAGATGATGGCACTCCTAGGTGTTGCAGCTGTGAAAGAATGGAG CCAACGGACATCAAATATATTACATTAGATGATGGGAGGAAACTGTGCTTGGAATGTCTCACTTCCGCAACAATGGACTCTCCCGAATGCCAACACCTTTACATGGACATTCAGGAATTTTTTGAAGGTTTGAATATGAAAGTAGAACAGCAAGTTCCATTACTTCTGGTTGAGCGTCAGGCTCTGAATGAAGCGTTGGAAGCTGAGAAAAGT GGACATCACCTTCCTGAAACCAGAGGTCTATGTCTTTCTGAAGAACAAATTGTCAGAACT ATCTTAAAAAGACCAACAATTGGACCAGGAAACAGAATTATGGATATGATTACAGGACCATACAAGCTGGTCCGACGGTGTGAAGTGACCGCCATCCTAATACTGTATGGTCTACCAAG ATTGCAAACTGGCTCCATCCTTGCTCACGAGATGATGCACGCATATCTTCGCCTTAAAG GATACCGATCCCTTAGCCCTCAGGTTGAAGAAGGCATCTGTCAAGTCCTATCCCACTTGTGGCTTGAGTCTGAAATCATCGCCGGTGCTAGTGGCAACGCTGCTTCCAGTTCGGCATCATCATCGTCTTCGTCGGCAGCTCCTACCTCTTCAAAGAAAGGAGCAAAGACAGAATTTGAGAAGAAACTCGGGGCGTTCATCAAGAATCAGATCGAAACAGATTCATCCGTGGAATATGGGGATGGTTTTCGGGCAGGCATTCAAGCGGTTGAACAATATGGCTTGAGAAGTACCCTTGATCATATGAGGTTGACAGGGTCCTTTCCTTATTGA
- the LOC123119522 gene encoding uncharacterized protein isoform X2, whose amino-acid sequence MAVGSGPCLLAVALLAAAWISDASSSDKQAHSNQQYVNCMPCSRTYVADAYADALTSQLSQHHDLTEVSDTTDLCKGLADELDVPTLSEVNRQLVGEGSHRRLIYSVKFGNFKDAMIQFLDGYDANLVIIEKLPSGVFADPFELQHFVERKVFLDVAVFGDTNLELPSALSNRSAVEIHFDLKTSTSMDYNLVIELPLHARYPVEASTCAEWIRWTGPP is encoded by the exons ATGGCCGTGGGGAGCGGGCCGTGCTTGCTCGCCGTGGCGCTTCTCGCCGCCGCTTGGATCTCCGACGCTTCTTCATCGGATAAGCAG GCACACAGCAACCAGCAATATGTCAATTGTATGCCTTGCTCTAGGACGTACGTCGCTGACGCATATGCCGATGCCTTAACAAGCCAGCTCTCTCAACATCATGACTTGACCGAAGTATCTGATACCACTGACTTGTGTAAAGGACTTGCTGATGAACTTGATGTGCCTACGCTTTCAGAAGTGAATCGTCAGCTGGTTGGTGAAGGTTCCCACCGCCGTTTAATCTATTCTGTCAAATTTGGTAACTTCAAAGATGCTATGATACAATTCCTTGATGGCTATGATGCCAATCTGGTGATAATTGAAAAGCTCCCGAGTGGTGTATTTGCTGACCCATTTGAGCTGCAGCACTTTGTTGAGCGGAAAG TTTttcttgatgttgctgtttttggAGACACGAACCTTGAACTGCCCTCCGCTCTGTCCAACCGGTCAGCTGTTGAGATTCATTTTGATCTCAAGACAAGCACATCAATGGACTATAACCTTGTAATAGAGCTTCCTCTCCATGCTAGATATCCA GTTGAAGCGAGCACTTGTGCTGAGTGGATCCGCTGGACAGGGCCTCCATGA
- the LOC123119522 gene encoding phosphatidylinositol-glycan biosynthesis class X protein isoform X1, whose product MAVGSGPCLLAVALLAAAWISDASSSDKQAHSNQQYVNCMPCSRTYVADAYADALTSQLSQHHDLTEVSDTTDLCKGLADELDVPTLSEVNRQLVGEGSHRRLIYSVKFGNFKDAMIQFLDGYDANLVIIEKLPSGVFADPFELQHFVERKVFLDVAVFGDTNLELPSALSNRSAVEIHFDLKTSTSMDYNLVIELPLHARYPPLDASGYATVEFGSPDLLLRYRRKETHPDPCMWAFQNLHATPVEKAAWRIPCGDEAHTGFVSSLTFISALVCSMSIVLAASLTT is encoded by the exons ATGGCCGTGGGGAGCGGGCCGTGCTTGCTCGCCGTGGCGCTTCTCGCCGCCGCTTGGATCTCCGACGCTTCTTCATCGGATAAGCAG GCACACAGCAACCAGCAATATGTCAATTGTATGCCTTGCTCTAGGACGTACGTCGCTGACGCATATGCCGATGCCTTAACAAGCCAGCTCTCTCAACATCATGACTTGACCGAAGTATCTGATACCACTGACTTGTGTAAAGGACTTGCTGATGAACTTGATGTGCCTACGCTTTCAGAAGTGAATCGTCAGCTGGTTGGTGAAGGTTCCCACCGCCGTTTAATCTATTCTGTCAAATTTGGTAACTTCAAAGATGCTATGATACAATTCCTTGATGGCTATGATGCCAATCTGGTGATAATTGAAAAGCTCCCGAGTGGTGTATTTGCTGACCCATTTGAGCTGCAGCACTTTGTTGAGCGGAAAG TTTttcttgatgttgctgtttttggAGACACGAACCTTGAACTGCCCTCCGCTCTGTCCAACCGGTCAGCTGTTGAGATTCATTTTGATCTCAAGACAAGCACATCAATGGACTATAACCTTGTAATAGAGCTTCCTCTCCATGCTAGATATCCA CCTCTTGATGCCAGCGGTTACGCAACGGTTGAGTTCGGCAGCCCAGACCTGCTCCTCCGTTACAGGAGAAAGGAAACCCATCCTGATCCCTGTATGTGGGCCTTCCAGAATCTCCACGCGACGCCCGTGGAGAAAGCCGCATGGCGCATACCCTGTGGCGACGAAGCGCACACGGGATTTGTATCTAGCCTCACCTTCATTTCAGCTCTGGTTTGCTCCATGTCCATAGTCTTAGCAGCTTCCCTAACTACTTGA